From the Coffea eugenioides isolate CCC68of chromosome 1, Ceug_1.0, whole genome shotgun sequence genome, the window ATTTCCAATAGACCGCATCCTTTCTAGGAAACAAACTTAACGGCACCTGTAATATTTGTGAGGTTTCCTGCTCTGAGAATGTCTCCTCAATCAGCTTCTTATTCCATTCCCTCTCTATCAGCAAGTCTGCCACAGTTTGCAAGTTACAATCTGGAGGTTTCTGGGTTGCTATTCTCCCATTTGGTGCTGCCATGATCCACTTATCCCTCCATATATTGATAGTAGTCCCATCTCCCACTCTCTTCCACATTCCTTTTTGTAGCACCAGTCCAGAGCTGTATATACTTTTCCACACCCATGATGCATTCTTCGGAGCTGCTCCATCCCAGTCTGTTTGCACTATTTTATACTTTGCTCCTAGCACTCTGCTCACTAATAAGTCTGGTTGCATCAATATCCTCCAGAGTTGCTTTGCTAACAAAGCACTATTAAAGTGTTCTAGATCTCTAAAGCCCAGACCCCCATTTCCCTTCACCTGTGTAATTTTCTCCCAACTTACCCACTGCATCTTCCTATCCCCTTCATTTTGGCCTCTCCAAAATTTTGCCATTTGACCACAGATTTCATTACAAAGTCCTTTAGGCAACCTACAGCATGACATTGTGTAATTTGGTAAAGCCATTACGACTGACTTAAGTAGTACCTCCTTGCCTGCATGGCTGAGTAGGTTGTGCTTCCATCcctgcattctggattttgctTTATCAACAATGTAGGCGAAAACTTGCTTTTTTGATGCTGTTATCACCAGGGGAAGTCCCAAGTATTTGCCATTGTTTGCCTCCCTGATGTTGTTCATCTTTTCACATGTCTGTCTCCTATGCTGTCTGCTACAATTTCTGCTAAAGAAAGCAGCAGATTTGTCATAGTTTATGCACTGTCCTGAGGCTAATTCATATTTTGCAAGAATCCTTTGCATGGCTCTAGCTTCCTGTGGGTGCGCTTTACAACAAAATAAAGAGTCATCAGCAAAGAATAAGTGAGATAGCACTGGTCCATTTCTACTCAGTTTGAGGCCTGTAATCTGCCTATCTTCAATAGCCCTTGCCATGAGATTAGACAGACCTTCCgagcaaaacaagaaaagatAGGGGGATAAGGGATCCCCCTGTCTAATACCCCTACTAGGTTTCACATACCCCACCCTTTCCCCATTAATGTTGAAAGAATATGACACAGAGGACATACAACTCATAATCCATCTTACAAAAATAGGACAGAACCCCATTTTTAACATCATTCTGCCCACAAATTTCCATTCCACCCGGTCATAAGGCTTTGCCATGTCAAGCTTTAAGGTCATAAAAGCAGTATTaccctttcttttgctttttaaaaaatgcatgatttcATGGGCCAAAATGATGTTGTCAACAATCTGTCTTCCAGGAACGAAGGCAGATTGAGAAGAGCTAATGCACAAAGCGATAACTTTTTTCAGTCTGTTGGCCAAAATTTTTGCTAAGATTCTATAAAGTACATTACAGAGGCTGATAGGCCTATAGTTTGCCAGATCTATAGGGTTTTCAACCTTTGGAATGAGGGTTATGCTAGTCTCATTTATGCTCTTTAAAAGGTGGCCATGGCTCAGAAAGCTTTGAATAGCAGACACCACATCTGTTTTAATATCATTCCAGTATCTTTGAAAAAATAAGGGTGTCATACCATCAGGTCCAGGTGCTTTATTTGGGTGCATGGAGAACACAACTACTCTCACCTCAGCTTCCTCCACAGGTTGTATCAAAGTCTGATTTAATCTGCTAGTAATTGATACAGGCACCCCTTCCAACACTTCTTCCATGTCTCGTGGCTGAGATGTGGTGTATAGATCCTCATAGTACCTGCAAATCTCCTGGATGATTTGTTGATTATCTGAACACCATTCTCCATTTCCTTTCTGCAAACTTGTTATCTGATTCCGTTTCCTTCTTGTCTTCACACAAGCATGAAAATAGGTTGTATTCTTGTCCCCTTCCTTTAGCCATTTGCTCCTTGCCTTTTGAGCCCAGAAAATTTCCTCAGCTTTATAGGCACTACTCAACTTTAGTTTCAATTCAGCCATTTTCCTACTTTTCCCTTGAACAGCAGAATCTTTTAGCTCTTGTATCTTCCTTTTAATCTCATTAATCTGTAtagctgcattttttttattcagTCTATTCCAACTTAGAAGAGCTATCCGACACTCTCTAATTTTCCTAGTAATCTTGAACATTTTTTATCCCACCTGTGGTCTTGCCCAGGCCTGCCTCACTACCCCTTCTGCTTCTTGGCTCTGCGCCCAGACTTGGTCGAATACAaaccttttcttcattttcttttgagcAGGTATAGTATACAGCACCAGCATTGAGTGGTCTGAAGCCTCATTTTCCACATGTTTGCAGGTTGCATTCCCAAAGATTTGGAACCACTCTGTGCTACTCAGACATCTATCCAGCCTTTGCTTAATCTCTCCCCCATTCTCCCATTGGTTACACCATGTCCATGGGTTGCCTTCGAAATGTATGTCTACCAGGCAAGCTTTCTGGATAAAGTTTCTGAAGCATCTAAATCTACCTTCACTTCTTATCCTACCCccccatttttcttcatttgatAGAATATCATTGAAGTCTCCCAACAGAATCCACTTCTTCCCCCACCACTTCATTCTTTCCTCCAGCCCTTCCCATTGCAATCTTCTAGTTGCATCATCCGTACTTGCATAAATTCCAATGCACCACCATTCTTCTTTTACTTCCTCATCATAGACTCTCATCTCGATTGAGAATTCTGAAGTATGGAGCTGTAGTACTTTTACTTCCTTTTTCCATATCATAGCTAGACCCCCTGCTTTCCCTACTGGTTCTACTACTACATTATGATCAAAACGAATCTGCTTCATGATACTATCAATGactcttttttgatttttcgttTCTGATAAAAACACTACCTCTGGAGAGTGGAGGCGTAAAACCTCCTTGAGTTGGGGAACTGTCAAGAGGCTCCCAGCACCTCGACAGTTCCACGCCACAACTCTCATTTACACTGTAGAGGCTTTCTTGGGCTTGCCTCCAATGCCCCTAGTTGTATATGCAAAATCTCCCCCAGTTTCATCATTTTTGGTTTCTGCTCCTCTACCTCATCAATCTCCATCATGCTGTCTACCAGATTGTTACCTGCCAGTTTCCTCTTACCTCTCATCTTCGGATTTCCCATTTCAGTTGTGATATCTGCCAGCGGTTTCCTTGTGACGCATGGCCTTCTCCTAGCCTGTACCCCTCCCCTTGCATTTCTGTCCTTGCCATGCACCGTGTGCAGTTGGTTCTCCTCAACCCCTTGTCCCCCAATTTTACTCAAATCCCTTTCCTCTTCTCCTTCATCCGTCTCCATTACCTGGACTATTTCAAGTGCTATTTTGTTTTcatcttcctttttcttctcctctgGTGCTACACTCTCTTTGTTCTCCTTCACATTCCTTCCTTCTATACTTCCATTGACTTCCTTCTCCCTCACTACTCCCTCATTTTTCCTCAGGTTTTCTTCATCTTCCTTTGattttttcacctcattttgcTCCTTACTCTTCTCATCTTTTTTCAATTCTCCAACTGTACCCACCTTAATGTTATTCATCCTAACTTCCTGATTCCTTACCCCTTCTCCCTCTAACATCCCTCTCTCTTTTTGTTTCTGTGGTTCAACCATTGCTAGGGTACTTCCTTCAAACGTTCTACTTGCTCTTAACGGAGAAGCCATGATGTTTCCTGCTCTCATCCATGCCCCAAATTGTTCTTCTCTCTGGTTATGCTCTCTACCCACCATTGCTTTGCAATTTTTATCTCCATGTCCTATTATTCCGCATTTGTAGCAGAAATCTGGGCACTTTTCGTATCGAAATTCAACCCATATTGGGTTCCCATTAAACTTTATAGTAGTGCCTCGCGCCAGTGGTTGTGATATATCCACTTCTGCTAAAATTTTCATATGCCTCCCCTCCTTTCCCCCTCCTGATGGGATGATTACTTCCTTTACTGCAGAGAACATTTGTCCAAGTTTAAAGCCCACTGCTTTACTCAACCAATGTATTGGGAGGTTCCACACTTGTATCCACATGTGAGATTCATGGAAAGCTTCCGTACTCCTCTCTATTCCCGGTGACCATGGCTTAACAACTAGTAACTGGTTATCAATGACCCATGGTCTCCCATTCAGAGCTTTCTCCTTGTCTTTTTCATCTGCAAAGTTAAACTGGAACACATTTGGGCCGAGCTCACTGACTTGTAAGTTTCTGGGGTAGCCCCACACATGTGATGCGTAGTTTTTAACCCCTGTAAAATTTGCAACTTTCTCTCCCATGATTCTTCCTACCAAGGTCAGCTTACATTCCTCGACTCCAGCTAACACATCCTCTGTTTCCAGATCTATTCCGTCCATCTCTTTGCTGCTAAGATCGAACCTATGGAAAGTCTTTGTGAGGTTCTCCGCCATCCTGTGGTGCTGTACAATGGTGCCTGTATCAATTTCAGCCGCTTTAATCAGATATGCCCACTCCTTGGAGGTACCTGAGTTAGAGCCACCTGCATTGACCACAAGAAAACAGAGGATAAAAAACAAGTATGTAAAAACAAGTACGTAAAACAATAAAAGCCTTGGGCAGACGGtaatcttgttttttttttctttcttatgtAGAAGCACCAGGTGGGGTTAAGCTGCCTTTATGACCCCACAACCGACATATCAATGCTTCCTGCGATTAATAAAGAGGAACAGAGTAGGGACATGCATCCCCTTTCTGAGACAGCCTCCACTAAAACTTAGAACTGAAAACAAGATCTTGATAGTTTGCTAGCAGAATGATAGTTTGTACTCTGGATAGCTCGTGCACAATTGATTGGCGGTTTTTGGTTCGGTGTTGGGGCttgtttttttgaaatttggactttttgctttgaaatttgaaaatttagtgTGTTTGAGTGTTTGAAAAGCTTTTTGGCTCTCACACCAGAGAGAGGGTCTCTactagagagagagagctctCATTTTAGAGAGGGTTTTCTACTAAAGAATTCATTTACAACCAGTCTATCTATCATTATGCTGAAAAAAGACAAGTTGGCTGTTGAAAAAAGACAAGTTGCCTCGTGAGTAAAAGGGAGTTTGGGTGGTAGTATAATAATAGCTATTCGCTTAGGTTCCCCTCCTTAGGTAGCTTATCCCACATCGGGGTTGGGGTTGGGGTTTGGTTGGGTTATAAGTCCCTGGGGCATGctcaagagttgccggcttttgagtATTGTTCTGGGattaggtttacaattcaacaAAAAGTCTAATTCAGgctgttgaaaaaaaaatcattatgCTGAAAGTGTGAGTTGCCTTATGAACAGTGAATGTGGACTGGTTATAGCATAATGATAGAACGCTAATTTAGCATTAATTTTGTTATAATTTCCCTTTCTTATTGGATTGGATATTGCATTAATAGACATATTTTGTTTGAATTGTATGTTTAGGGGATGTTTATCCAATTGGAGAAGGAAAGTGCAAAAATAGCAGCTTTTAGAAGATTTTCCTCCAAGTAAATGTGGACGCGTGAGAAGACATCAAACAAGCTTGGAGTGTGTGGGATTCTATGCAGGGCAGTATCCTAATTCAAGTGGGAGTCGTCATCACAACTGGAAGATGATATTATCTGCCAAGTTTCTAATTAGTAATTGGGTTGGTTTAGGAGACTTTTAAGCACTTTGTTTTGCTATCTTTTAGGAGTTAGTTTTCCTATGGTAGGAGATTTCTTTGGCATCAATCACTACAGATTGTGAGGGAGGAAGTTGATTGCGTTTTAGAAAGCTAGAAAATAGGAAAGGAAGGCCGGATCCCGCGTGATTAAGAGTTGAAGGCAGCAACAAATTCGGTTCTTCTTCTCACGGCAGAAATAAAAAGGGCACAATTGCTTTGTTCTTATGACTTTTTCTTTGGCTAGTTGGCCGATTTGGCCAGGAACAATTTTGTAAGGTTCGAatagctctttcgcatggttgttctccattaatggaggactaacctcttaattctagtgaaggggacaactgaagacttgattcaacaattactgtgagatctaatttattttaattgtttcctccatttattggtattcatatgtttcctgcttttaactgttatagctcttgtgtatgattgattagtgcgcaataattaattattcatacaggctattttgctaaatagaggtaattgaatccgtaattgttcgttatctctatcccagtagcaactggcgtaattgggtttatgtcagggaaacatacgatctaatttaaacaaaccctcgtagcgtgtttgttaattaggattgggcctttctaattattaatgcaaaccagaaattaaatcctacggtcgtacctagggttgtttttgggttagggaaatagttaacggtcgtaccttagctatcgataaattaaggaagggttggttgtttagcgcgtgcgagacaactataaccactctattaataaatgttggaattacctttgaatcaatgatcagttgcatgaaccatttctgaagtatacccttggctagagtttctcttagttatttcttttaattaattattttctgcatttaatttatttagttgtcGTTTAATCCCAAAACCCCCTATTAatcttgacttg encodes:
- the LOC113765784 gene encoding uncharacterized protein LOC113765784, whose protein sequence is MRVVAWNCRGAGSLLTVPQLKEVLRLHSPEVVFLSETKNQKRVIDSIMKQIRFDHNVVVEPVGKAGGLAMIWKKEVKVLQLHTSEFSIEMRVYDEEVKEEWWCIGIYASTDDATRRLQWEGLEERMKWWGKKWILLGDFNDILSNEEKWGGRIRSEGRFRCFRNFIQKACLVDIHFEGNPWTWCNQWENGGEIKQRLDRCLSSTEWFQIFGNATCKHVENEASDHSMLVLYTIPAQKKMKKRFVFDQVWAQSQEAEGVVRQAWARPQINEIKRKIQELKDSAVQGKSRKMAELKLKLSSAYKAEEIFWAQKARSKWLKEGDKNTTYFHACVKTRRKRNQITSLQKGNGEWCSDNQQIIQEICRYYEDLYTTSQPRDMEEVLEGVPVSITSRLNQTLIQPVEEAEVRVVVFSMHPNKAPGPDGMTPLFFQRYWNDIKTDVVSAIQSFLSHGHLLKSINETSITLIPKVENPIDLANYRPISLCNVLYRILAKILANRLKKVIALCISSSQSAFVPGRQIVDNIILAHEIMHFLKSKRKGNTAFMTLKLDMAKPYDRVEWKFVGRMMLKMGFCPIFVRWIMSCMSSVSYSFNINGERVGYVKPSRGIRQGDPLSPYLFLFCSEGLSNLMARAIEDRQITGLKLSRNGPVLSHLFFADDSLFCCKAHPQEARAMQRILAKYELASGQCINYDKSAAFFSRNCSRQHRRQTCEKMNNIREANNGKYLGLPLVITASKKQVFAYIVDKAKSRMQGWKHNLLSHAGKEVLLKSVVMALPNYTMSCCRLPKGLCNEICGQMAKFWRGQNEGDRKMQWVSWEKITQVKGNGGLGFRDLEHFNSALLAKQLWRILMQPDLLVSRVLGAKYKIVQTDWDGAAPKNASWVWKSIYSSGLVLQKGMWKRVGDGTTINIWRDKWIMAAPNGRIATQKPPDCNLQTVADLLIEREWNKKLIEETFSEQETSQILQVPLSLFPRKDAVYWKYSKSGNYTVKSGYAVEKEEVNERNKEIHGEEGTSYAQHKGKVWKSLWGLKMKPKIKHFIWRCLHNSIPVNVLIHKRTGRGSPLCKCCGEGEETVEHMIFFCNNAEPIWKLAPIQWDGLLQWRSNFWRWWEGILEARSRQRGEDHITLTANIIWQIWKARNARQFEGKRGEHMTLLETARNEWLEFQEEQVENDKKHRTGTSHHMNNHQWRPPDAGVMKINTDAAIPTNSAGVGLGMIARDCEGNIVQARGIRKYSSAGAEMEEADALRQGLLMAREAGWRRIEMQTDCKAAIETICKTGLGETPIGTIIEDIRHLSDLFQDCTFSFVYRDGNRSAHKMAQFATKLVSKTLLEALYLILLLVRMEALYFLQRLAIVENLTTLELEASDYDSPDTLCTCEEPYKHLQEFDVVCNSMKPPGITEEQIKMRAFPFSLKDSAKDWLYYLPPGSITTWDQLKKKFLDKYFPASRAASLRKEICGIKQHPGESLYEYWERFKKLCTKCPQHQIRTEA